A genomic window from Euzebya rosea includes:
- a CDS encoding DUF1206 domain-containing protein: MPDNSPSLGQIGFAGRAVLYATTGFLAGRIAVGLPGDAGAQGAMQQLGQLPFGMVLLGILSLTLAVFAFWAGVQAIGGDDGELDVMHRLGRGVQALFYGGLAVLAAKQVFAGGSSGGGGSQSALTATVMENPVGRAAIGIAGVVFVVVGIRQLWRAWNGDLREELDGIGHPSWARAVGRLGYAGRGLSYLLIGAFVTHGAVVFDPDEATGLDKALDELSRTVPGRVAVAVVALGLVTLAVWFGLVARHGVRDEVDATPEPANG; the protein is encoded by the coding sequence ATGCCCGACAACTCCCCCTCCCTCGGCCAGATCGGGTTCGCCGGACGAGCCGTCCTCTACGCGACCACCGGCTTCCTGGCCGGTCGCATCGCCGTCGGCCTGCCCGGCGACGCCGGGGCGCAGGGGGCGATGCAGCAGCTCGGCCAGCTGCCGTTCGGGATGGTCCTGCTGGGCATCCTGTCGCTGACCCTCGCGGTGTTCGCCTTCTGGGCAGGCGTCCAGGCGATCGGCGGCGACGACGGGGAGCTCGACGTGATGCACCGCCTGGGGAGGGGTGTGCAGGCGTTGTTCTACGGCGGGCTTGCCGTGCTCGCGGCCAAGCAGGTGTTCGCCGGCGGGTCCAGCGGCGGCGGTGGGTCCCAGTCCGCCCTGACGGCGACCGTGATGGAGAACCCCGTCGGTCGCGCCGCCATCGGCATCGCCGGTGTCGTCTTCGTCGTCGTCGGCATCCGTCAGCTCTGGCGGGCGTGGAACGGTGACCTGCGCGAGGAGCTCGACGGGATCGGGCACCCGTCGTGGGCACGCGCCGTCGGTCGCCTGGGCTACGCCGGCCGCGGCCTCAGCTACCTGCTGATCGGGGCTTTCGTGACCCACGGCGCCGTGGTGTTCGACCCCGACGAGGCGACGGGACTGGACAAGGCCCTCGACGAGCTGTCGCGAACCGTGCCCGGGCGAGTGGCCGTCGCCGTCGTGGCGCTGGGACTCGTGACGCTGGCCGTCTGGTTCGGCCTGGTCGCCCGCCACGGCGTGCGGGACGAGGTCGACGCGACCCCGGAACCCGCGAACGGCTGA
- a CDS encoding isochorismate synthase, with product MTLDALTDPAGYAFVQQQQGWVGNGVADRFEPPTTLDRFTSSAEWLADRLAPEGVAFASFTFDAGSDGSAVAIPEQLVRVDGPGTSGRAELVNGVGKVRYAGASVSEVDWMEAVATATAQIREGRYEKVVLARDLQVWADDVLDPIGLAEKLAARFPSCMTFVHEGFVGATPELLVRRIGNRVESVVLAGTTTPDDAAGRALLSSEKDREEHGYARESARTALAPLCDDLEVDADPWLLRLDNLQHLATRLTGTLREPTHVLELVGALHPTAAVGGTPREVAVPLIGSLEGMDRARYAGPVGVVRGNGDGTFGIALRCAQLTARRARLFAGCGIVAGSLPEAELEETRLKLNTMQQALGARTN from the coding sequence ATGACGCTGGACGCCCTCACCGACCCGGCGGGCTACGCGTTCGTCCAGCAGCAGCAGGGCTGGGTCGGCAACGGGGTGGCCGACCGGTTCGAGCCGCCCACCACCCTCGACCGCTTCACCAGCTCTGCGGAGTGGCTGGCCGACCGGCTCGCACCCGAGGGGGTGGCGTTCGCCTCCTTCACCTTCGACGCCGGGAGCGACGGCAGCGCAGTCGCGATCCCCGAGCAGCTCGTCCGGGTGGACGGCCCCGGGACCAGCGGTCGTGCGGAGCTGGTCAACGGCGTCGGCAAGGTCCGCTACGCCGGCGCCTCGGTCTCGGAGGTCGACTGGATGGAGGCCGTCGCCACCGCCACCGCACAGATCCGGGAGGGCCGCTACGAGAAGGTCGTCCTGGCCCGCGACCTGCAGGTCTGGGCCGACGACGTCCTGGACCCGATCGGGCTGGCCGAGAAGCTCGCCGCCCGCTTCCCCTCCTGCATGACCTTCGTGCACGAGGGGTTCGTCGGCGCCACCCCCGAGCTGCTGGTCCGTCGCATCGGCAACCGGGTCGAGAGCGTCGTGCTCGCCGGCACGACCACCCCCGACGACGCAGCCGGCCGGGCGTTGTTGTCCAGCGAGAAGGACCGGGAGGAGCACGGGTACGCCAGGGAGTCGGCCCGGACCGCCCTCGCGCCCCTCTGCGACGACCTCGAGGTGGACGCCGACCCGTGGCTGCTGCGGCTGGACAACCTCCAGCACCTCGCCACCCGCCTGACCGGCACCCTGCGGGAACCCACCCACGTCCTCGAGCTGGTCGGGGCCCTGCACCCCACGGCCGCCGTCGGGGGAACACCTCGCGAGGTGGCGGTTCCCCTCATCGGGTCGTTGGAGGGCATGGACCGGGCGCGGTACGCCGGACCGGTGGGCGTGGTTCGGGGCAACGGTGACGGCACGTTCGGCATCGCCCTGCGCTGCGCGCAGCTGACGGCTCGCCGTGCCCGCCTGTTCGCCGGCTGCGGGATCGTGGCGGGATCGTTGCCGGAGGCCGAGCTGGAGGAGACGCGCCTGAAGCTCAACACCATGCAGCAGGCGCTCGGCGCGCGAACGAACTGA
- a CDS encoding MerR family transcriptional regulator produces the protein MRYRVEELASRCDLSVDTIRYYQSLGLLDAPEREGRAAWYDDDHVATLGRIRDLKAQGFTLAMVKRALAGELDAGEEALAAAIQRPAAEGADLAPIGPMDLPELSTHTGVSLTVLESVARQGILIPSTDEDIPYGAEDVAAVRAGQALLDAGVPISELLALAREHDAAIGGIADQAVDLFARFVRDPIRARVDDEDEAARRMVEALQTMLPAATEIIAHTFRRRLLTAARERLEADEAARA, from the coding sequence GTGCGATACCGCGTCGAAGAGCTCGCCAGCCGTTGTGACCTGTCGGTCGACACCATCCGCTACTACCAGTCGCTGGGGTTGCTCGACGCACCCGAGCGGGAGGGGCGGGCGGCCTGGTACGACGACGACCATGTCGCGACGTTGGGGCGGATCCGGGACCTGAAAGCGCAGGGGTTCACCCTCGCGATGGTCAAGCGGGCGTTGGCGGGCGAGCTCGACGCCGGGGAGGAGGCGCTGGCCGCCGCCATCCAGCGGCCCGCCGCCGAGGGGGCCGACCTCGCACCCATCGGCCCGATGGACCTGCCGGAGCTGTCGACGCACACCGGCGTGTCGCTCACGGTGCTGGAGTCCGTCGCCCGCCAGGGAATCCTCATCCCCTCGACCGACGAGGACATCCCCTACGGGGCCGAGGACGTCGCCGCCGTCCGGGCCGGTCAGGCCCTGCTCGACGCCGGGGTGCCGATCAGTGAGCTGCTGGCCCTCGCCCGGGAGCACGACGCCGCGATCGGCGGCATCGCCGACCAGGCCGTCGACCTCTTCGCCCGGTTCGTGCGCGACCCGATCCGCGCCCGGGTCGACGACGAGGACGAGGCGGCCCGACGGATGGTCGAGGCGCTGCAGACGATGCTGCCCGCGGCCACCGAGATCATCGCCCACACCTTCCGCCGTCGCCTGCTCACCGCTGCGCGCGAACGGCTCGAGGCCGACGAGGCCGCACGGGCATGA
- a CDS encoding amidohydrolase family protein, protein MLLPGLVDGHTVLEHSDVRAIARPGPFHMWLRAVLGYTRGWDGERWMRSAHRGVQDALRHGVTTVVDSVVRGPAVPAAGRAGLRGHSLVQVMMVDITEHDAVLEAVRTSLSRPANGRTIGVAPHSPYTLGTGVLQALGALARELGRPLQIRAAESNAEIAAIRQGDGPLVDLATEAGLDVEWAPDGVGKGAVGYLDSLDLLAPGTSVVHGVWADLAEARMLARAGVPVVCCPRANAMLQVGEAPLERFAEAGTPLALGTGSAAAAGDADLLADAAAWARVARNRELVLWPSPSAGPISLEEAAVRLATVDGARALGLGDIAGVLEPGRPADMVGVAIDTTPGSVYRDLVERGPGRQVLTVLGGLRKSRRKDPDIPWPELEEWKDM, encoded by the coding sequence GTGCTGCTGCCCGGTCTGGTCGACGGACACACCGTGCTCGAGCACTCCGACGTGCGTGCCATCGCCCGCCCGGGGCCCTTCCACATGTGGCTTCGCGCCGTGCTCGGCTACACCCGCGGGTGGGACGGCGAACGGTGGATGCGGTCGGCCCACCGTGGGGTCCAGGACGCCCTGCGGCACGGCGTGACCACGGTCGTGGACTCCGTCGTCCGCGGACCTGCGGTGCCCGCTGCAGGGCGTGCGGGCCTCCGTGGCCACTCGCTGGTCCAGGTGATGATGGTCGACATCACCGAGCACGACGCGGTGCTCGAGGCCGTGCGGACCTCGCTGTCCAGGCCGGCCAACGGCCGCACGATCGGCGTCGCCCCCCACTCGCCCTACACCCTCGGCACGGGCGTCCTGCAGGCCCTCGGCGCACTCGCCCGCGAGCTAGGCCGCCCCCTGCAGATCCGCGCGGCGGAGTCCAACGCCGAGATCGCCGCCATCCGCCAGGGCGACGGCCCCCTGGTCGACCTCGCCACCGAAGCCGGCCTGGACGTGGAGTGGGCACCCGACGGCGTCGGCAAGGGCGCGGTCGGCTACCTGGACTCCCTCGACCTGCTGGCCCCCGGCACCTCCGTCGTGCACGGCGTCTGGGCCGACCTCGCCGAAGCGCGCATGCTGGCCCGCGCCGGCGTGCCCGTCGTCTGCTGCCCCCGGGCCAACGCCATGCTGCAGGTCGGTGAGGCCCCGCTGGAACGCTTCGCCGAAGCCGGTACGCCGCTGGCGCTCGGCACCGGCAGCGCGGCCGCCGCCGGCGACGCCGACCTGCTCGCCGACGCCGCCGCGTGGGCGCGGGTCGCCCGCAACCGCGAGCTCGTCCTGTGGCCATCCCCCTCCGCCGGCCCCATCTCGCTGGAGGAGGCCGCGGTCCGGCTTGCCACCGTCGACGGCGCCCGAGCGCTCGGCCTCGGTGACATCGCCGGTGTCCTGGAACCCGGTCGTCCCGCCGACATGGTGGGTGTCGCGATCGACACGACACCCGGCAGCGTCTACCGCGACCTGGTCGAACGCGGTCCGGGCCGGCAGGTCCTGACCGTCCTCGGCGGCCTCCGCAAGTCACGCCGCAAGGACCCCGACATCCCGTGGCCCGAGCTCGAAGAATGGAAGGACATGTGA
- a CDS encoding class I SAM-dependent methyltransferase, producing MEGHVTAGSLPDPRPTEDKDAALVQDMFDRVAPRYDIANAILSFGSDQHWRRVAVRAVDPQPAERILDVATGTGLLARELDRAGADTVALDFSWNMLAAGKRSERRTGQRPLAWLNGDGTALPFADDSFDAVTISFGLRNLPDPRAGLREFARVTKPGGRVVVMEFSSPTNALFRRVYRDYLVRALPRIAEVVTSDPAAYRYLADSILEWPDQPRLARWFVDAGWTGPRWQNLTGGIVAIHTARLPG from the coding sequence ATGGAAGGACATGTGACCGCTGGTTCCCTGCCCGACCCGCGCCCGACCGAGGACAAGGACGCGGCCCTCGTCCAGGACATGTTCGACCGGGTGGCCCCGCGCTACGACATCGCCAACGCGATCCTGTCGTTCGGTTCCGACCAGCACTGGCGCCGCGTCGCCGTCCGGGCGGTCGACCCGCAGCCGGCCGAGCGGATCCTCGACGTGGCCACCGGCACCGGGCTGCTGGCCCGCGAGCTGGACCGGGCCGGCGCGGACACCGTGGCGCTGGACTTCTCGTGGAACATGCTGGCCGCGGGCAAGCGCAGCGAACGCCGGACCGGCCAGCGGCCGCTCGCGTGGCTGAACGGAGACGGCACCGCGTTGCCGTTCGCCGACGACAGCTTCGACGCGGTCACCATCAGCTTCGGCCTGCGCAACCTCCCCGACCCCCGAGCGGGCCTGCGGGAGTTCGCGAGGGTGACCAAGCCGGGCGGCCGCGTGGTCGTGATGGAGTTCTCCAGCCCCACCAACGCGCTGTTCCGCCGGGTCTACCGGGACTACCTCGTCCGCGCCCTGCCGCGCATCGCCGAGGTCGTCACCTCCGACCCGGCTGCCTACCGGTACCTGGCCGACTCCATCCTCGAGTGGCCCGACCAGCCCCGGCTGGCCAGATGGTTCGTCGACGCGGGCTGGACCGGCCCGCGCTGGCAGAACCTGACCGGCGGCATCGTCGCCATCCACACCGCCCGCCTGCCCGGCTGA
- the ykgO gene encoding type B 50S ribosomal protein L36: protein MKVVNSIGTLKKRHPDCQVVKRKGRIYVINKTNPRFKVRQGGAKKKRY, encoded by the coding sequence ATGAAGGTCGTCAACTCCATCGGCACGCTCAAGAAGCGCCACCCCGACTGCCAGGTCGTGAAGCGCAAGGGCCGTATCTACGTGATCAACAAGACCAACCCCCGCTTCAAGGTCCGCCAGGGCGGCGCCAAGAAGAAGCGCTACTAG
- a CDS encoding phosphoenolpyruvate carboxylase gives MEQRTPSVDLPERLRGEIRHLGRLLGRVIAEEAGERTYQLVEDLRRAAVAARRDGADRSPIDELVAELDVETAEDVAKAFTIFFQLTNLAEQRVRIRELRRRDDGVTPVEDSPAASIAAIRRAQPADDDAPDLLAGVLAKLEVHPVWTAHPTEARRRAVVDSLRRIDAELSRGDTDMLGHGQQADITRRLLEEIAILWRTAQVRSSRPTPVDEVRKLMAVFDATVFRVVPEVYRSVERAMHGDASGVAEPEVPPFLTFGSWVGGDRDGNPRVTSTVTAETAALMADRVLRGLENATTRIARTLSATEEVTPPSPELVEVLADLDQRFPTCATAQIMRAARSPHRRMLSMAAERLAATRTGRGVDDDMAYTSPEEYTADLRLVRDSLVRGNAARLAHGELQHLIWQADTFGFHLASLEVRQHTDVHAEALRRLGIDPDDADALRAVVADPPPLPDDLTWPSPPHPVAVASAPHRDLSPTDRSAGEVAAADPAGDVLPTMRTVAEIQARFGRRACERWVISFTTSLVDLLRVKALTAIAGLDVQIVPLFETRADLDAAPAVLEEWLAEQPGTTHLEVMLGYSDSAKDAGFLAANVALHRAQRGLVAWAADAGVELTLFHGRGGALGRGGGPTNRAVLAQPRGAVAGRFKVTEQGEVINQRYGKRALAVRHLEQVTSATMRAELDDLTTQPDTVMDDEADLVATMAKASEEAWRELVGADGFPDFFRTVTPIDEIGALQIGSRPSKRKTGNGLSSLRAIPWTFAWAQARINAPGWYGLGTGLQAGVDARGLAELQDLNRRWPFFANLMENAEMSLVKADATAARVLLDAGGRPDLTERIMDELDRTTELVLQITGQRQLLKRRPTLAQATALRNPYLDVLGAVQQRWLRHSRRTDATEDDQRVVMLTMNGIAAALQNTG, from the coding sequence GTGGAACAACGAACCCCCTCCGTCGACCTGCCCGAACGCCTTCGCGGCGAGATCCGCCACCTCGGCCGCCTGCTCGGCCGGGTGATCGCCGAAGAAGCCGGTGAACGGACCTACCAGCTGGTCGAGGACCTGCGCCGTGCCGCCGTGGCCGCGCGCCGCGACGGGGCCGACCGGTCACCGATCGACGAGCTGGTCGCCGAGCTCGACGTCGAGACGGCCGAGGACGTCGCCAAGGCGTTCACGATCTTCTTCCAGCTGACCAACCTGGCCGAGCAGCGGGTACGGATCCGCGAGCTGCGCCGTCGCGACGACGGGGTCACCCCGGTGGAGGACTCCCCGGCGGCCAGCATCGCCGCGATCCGCCGGGCCCAGCCCGCCGACGACGACGCCCCGGACCTGCTGGCCGGCGTGCTCGCCAAGCTCGAGGTGCACCCGGTCTGGACCGCCCACCCCACCGAGGCCCGTCGGCGCGCCGTGGTCGACAGCCTGCGTCGCATCGACGCCGAGCTGTCCCGCGGCGACACCGACATGCTCGGCCACGGGCAGCAGGCCGACATCACCCGGCGACTCCTCGAGGAGATCGCGATCCTGTGGCGCACCGCCCAGGTCCGCTCCAGCCGCCCGACCCCGGTCGACGAGGTCCGCAAGCTGATGGCCGTCTTCGACGCGACGGTCTTCCGGGTGGTGCCGGAGGTGTACCGCTCGGTCGAGCGGGCCATGCACGGTGACGCCAGCGGGGTCGCCGAGCCCGAGGTGCCGCCGTTCCTGACCTTCGGCTCGTGGGTCGGCGGCGACCGCGACGGCAACCCCCGGGTGACCTCCACCGTCACCGCCGAGACCGCCGCGTTGATGGCCGACCGCGTGCTGCGCGGCCTGGAGAACGCCACGACGCGCATCGCCCGGACCCTGAGCGCCACCGAGGAGGTCACCCCACCCTCACCCGAGCTGGTGGAGGTGCTGGCCGACCTCGACCAGCGCTTCCCGACCTGCGCCACCGCCCAGATCATGCGTGCGGCCCGGTCCCCCCACCGTCGGATGCTGAGCATGGCGGCCGAACGGCTTGCCGCCACCCGTACCGGGCGTGGCGTCGACGACGACATGGCCTACACGAGTCCCGAGGAGTACACCGCCGACCTGCGGCTGGTCCGCGACTCCCTCGTCCGGGGCAACGCCGCCCGGCTGGCACACGGTGAACTGCAGCACCTGATCTGGCAGGCCGACACCTTCGGGTTCCACCTGGCCTCCCTGGAGGTCCGCCAGCACACCGACGTGCACGCCGAGGCGCTGCGGAGGCTGGGCATCGACCCGGACGATGCCGACGCCCTGCGCGCCGTCGTGGCCGACCCGCCTCCGCTGCCCGACGACCTGACATGGCCGTCGCCGCCCCACCCCGTCGCGGTCGCCTCCGCCCCGCACCGCGACCTGTCGCCGACCGACCGGTCCGCCGGTGAGGTCGCTGCTGCGGACCCAGCCGGCGACGTGCTGCCGACGATGCGGACGGTCGCGGAGATCCAGGCGCGGTTCGGCCGTCGCGCCTGCGAGCGGTGGGTCATCTCCTTCACCACCTCGCTGGTCGACCTGCTGCGGGTCAAGGCCCTGACCGCGATCGCCGGCCTCGACGTCCAGATCGTCCCGCTGTTCGAGACCCGCGCCGACCTCGACGCCGCGCCGGCGGTGCTGGAGGAGTGGCTCGCCGAGCAGCCCGGGACCACCCACCTCGAGGTCATGCTCGGCTACTCCGACTCGGCCAAGGACGCCGGCTTCCTCGCCGCCAACGTGGCCCTGCACCGTGCGCAGCGTGGCCTCGTGGCCTGGGCTGCCGACGCCGGCGTCGAGCTCACGTTGTTCCACGGCCGCGGAGGTGCCCTCGGTCGTGGTGGCGGACCCACCAACCGCGCGGTGCTGGCCCAGCCACGCGGTGCGGTGGCCGGCCGCTTCAAGGTCACCGAGCAGGGCGAGGTCATCAACCAGCGCTACGGCAAGCGCGCGCTGGCCGTGCGCCACCTCGAGCAGGTCACCAGCGCCACCATGCGCGCCGAGCTCGACGACCTGACCACCCAGCCCGACACCGTGATGGACGACGAGGCCGACCTGGTGGCCACGATGGCCAAGGCCAGCGAGGAGGCGTGGCGCGAGCTCGTCGGCGCCGACGGGTTCCCCGACTTCTTCCGCACCGTCACGCCCATCGACGAGATCGGCGCCCTCCAGATCGGCTCCAGGCCCTCCAAGCGGAAGACGGGCAACGGCCTGTCGTCGTTGCGGGCGATCCCGTGGACGTTCGCCTGGGCCCAGGCACGCATCAACGCACCCGGCTGGTACGGCCTCGGCACCGGACTGCAGGCAGGGGTGGACGCCCGGGGGCTGGCCGAGCTGCAGGACCTGAACCGTCGCTGGCCGTTCTTCGCCAACCTGATGGAGAACGCCGAGATGAGCCTGGTGAAGGCCGACGCGACCGCGGCACGCGTGCTGCTGGACGCCG